In Wenzhouxiangella sp. XN201, the sequence AGACCTTCACCGGCCGCTTTACCGACGAGACCACCTGGTATCTGCTCGGTGGCGGTGCGGCGCTGGTCGTCGGTCTCATCATGGCCCTGCGCGGCGGGAAGTAAGCAGCACTCGAGGGTACGGTGCTTAAGCACCGTACCCCAGCCCGTTCGTTTCCTCCCCTGGCTATAGTGCCGGCAACCCCAGTCGTTCGACACCATGACCCGCACATCCTCGATTGACACCGCCTGCGTCCATGCCGGCGAGCAGCATGGCGATAGCCGCTTCGGGCTCAATACCCCGATCGTGACCAGCACCGCCTTCGACTATCGCCAGGAAGGCGTGCGCTACCCGCGTTACGTCAACGCGCTCAACCACGAGGTCGCCGCCGGCAAGATCGCGGCACTCGAGGGAGCCGAGGCCGCCCGCGTCACCGCCTCAGGCATGGGCGCGATCAGCGCCGTGTTCCTGAGCCTGATCCAGCCTGGCGACCATGCCGTGATTCTCGACGGGCTCTACGGCGGCACGACCGACCTCATCGAAGGCCTGCTCGAGCCGATGGGCATGCGATTCACTACGTGGAACGGCGAGCCGGATGCGCTGGCCGGCCTGTTCGAAGAACACACGCGGCTACTGATGGTCGAGTCTCCCACCAACCCGTTGCTGTCGATCGTCGACCTGGCTTGGACGGCTTCGATCGCACGCGAACGCGGCGTCGTGAGTTTTATCGACAACACCTTTGCCACACCGATCCTGCAGCGCCCGATCGAACACGGTTTCGACCTGGTGATGCACTCGGCCACCAAGTATCTGGGCGGCCATTCGGACCTTCTCTGCGGCGCCCTCGCCGGCTCGTGCGAACTGATCGACCGGATCCACCCCAACATCGTTCGCCTGGGCGCCACGCTCAACGGCCAGGACCTGGCTGTGCTGGAGCGCTCGATCAAGACCCTGGCCGTGCGGGTAGAGCGGGCCTCGGAGAATGCGGCCGAACTGGCCGGTCGACTGGACCGTGATTCCCGCATCAAGGAAGTGCGCTATCCCGGCCTGGCCGGGCATCCGGGTCACGAAGTTGCCGCCCGGCAGATGAGCCGCTTCGGCGGCATGCTCAGCTTCAGCCTGGACGATTCAATCGACCCGGACGGCTTTCTCGATCGGCTCGAACTGATTCGCCCGGCTGTCAGCCTGGGCGGGGTGGAATCGACCGTATCGCAGCCATCGAAGACCAGTCATGCCAAGCTCACAGCCGAAAAGCGCGAGGCGCTCGGCATCGATGATCGTCTGATGCGATTGTCGGTGGGCATCGAAGGGGTGGACGATCTCTGGGCCGACCTCGATCGAGCGCTGAGGCATTAGCCTGCAAAATCAACTAACCACGGAAGTCACGGAAAACACGGAAATTGAAAAGAATTTGGTGTGGACTCCCGACCACATGCGGCCCGTCTTGAACATCAAAGTCTGGAGTCTACTCTCACCATTTTTCAGTAGGTCTTTCTCCGTGCCCTTCCGTGTTTTCCGTGGTTCCATAGGGTTTCTGCATCACAACTCCGGCGGCACGCGATGCCTGCTGGCCTGCTCATAGGCATAAGCCAGGCCTAGCAACGTCGGCTCACTCCAGGCCGAAGCGAAGAACGACAAGCCCACGGGCAGCCCCTCGATCCGACCCATCGGCACGGTGATGATCGGATAGCCGGCTCGCGCCGAGGGCGAGGAACTGGCCAGCTGGAAATTGTCGCCGAGTATCAAGTCGGTCAGCCAGGCGGGCGAACCGGTGGGTGCGATGATGGCGTCCAGTTCGTGTTCGGCCAGCACCCGATCGATACCCTTCTCGCGACTTTGCTGCAGCATGCGTGACAGGGCGTCGAGGTATTCCTCGCTTTCGATATCGTCGCGCTCGGCGGCCTCGAATAAGATGGAGCGATTGAAGCGTGCGGTGGCTTCCGGGTCCTTGCGGACGGCCTCGACCAGGGCCTTGTAGGTTTCGAAGGGGGCGCGCTCGCCCAGGGCGGCGAGATAGGCATCCATGCCGTGATGGAACTCGTGGAGCAACACGTTGAAGGCATCGCCGTCGATGCTTTCCTCGACGATGGTTTCGATTTCGATGATCTCCGCACCTGCCGCTTCAAGGGCTTCGACGGCCTGGCGCGTCAAGGCCTCGACCCGGTGATTCTGCTCCGTCGGGCCCGTCCACAAGCCGAGGCGCTTGCCCTTCAATGCATCGACGTCCAGAAACCGTGTGTAATCGTCATGGCGCTGCACTTCATCGCCCAAGGTCTTGTCGTCGGCCGCATCCTCGGCCGCCAGCGCACCGAGCAGCAGCGCCGCATCGCGTACCGTGCGCGTCATCGGACCCGCGCTGTCGGTGGTGTGAGAAATCGGAATAATGCCGCTGCGGCTCCACAGTCCGACCGTGGGCTTGAGTCCGACGATGCCGTTGGCATTCGATGGGCAGACGATGGAGCCATTGGTCTCGGTGCCAATCGTGAGAGTCGCCAGGCTGGCCGCAGCCGCCACACCCGAGCCCGAACTCGAACCACAGGGATTGCGCCGGGTGTCGTACGGGTTGTTCACCTGACCACCGAGCCGACTCCAGCCGCTCGACGAAGTGCTGGAGTGAAAATTGGCCCACTCGCTCAGGTTGGTCTTGCCCAGGACGATGGCGCCGGCTTCGTGCAGTCGTTCGACGATGAAGGCGTCCTTCGGCGGAATGACACCCTCGAGCCAGATGCTGCCGGCGGTGGTCGGCATGTCCGCGGTGTTGATATTGTCCTTGATCAGCACCGGAATCCCGTGCAACGGTCCACGCACCTTCCCCTCAGCCCGTTCGCGATCAAGCTCGACGGCGCGCTCCAGTGCCTTTTCGTTCACGTAACGAACCGCGTTCAACTTCGGCCCCGATCGATCGAGCGCCTCGATGCGTTCGAGGTAGGCGGCGGTAACTTCCTGCGCCGTGAAATCTCCCCGCTCGTAACCCGCCTGGATGGCGGCCACATCCAGTTCAGCCACGTCGACCGCTGCCATGGCCGACCATGGCAGCAGCGCGATCAGCATCAACAAGGAACCACGGAACACACGTATGAGCACGCAAGCATTCTGCTGTTCCGTGAGTTCCGTGCCTTCCGTGGTTGCAATGGTGTTCATCACTTACCGCCCGGTTCGGCAAAGTCCGCGAACCACTTGCGTACCTCGTCGTACCAGTACAACGAGTTGTTGGGCTTGAGTACCCAGTGGTTCTCATCGGGGAAGTAGATCAGGCGCGACTCGATATCCTTGCTCTGCAGGGTTCGGAACAGCTCGAAAGCCTGACCGACCGGAACGCGCAAGTCCTGCTGGCCGTGAATGATCAGCGCCGGCGTATCGAAGTGCTCGGCGTAGTAGTGCGGCGAGATTTCCTGATAGATCTCCGGCATCTCCCAGAAGTTGCCGAAACGCGACGCGTGCACGGCAAAGTCGGCGGCCATCTGCGAATACATGTTGTAGACCGGCGCGTGAATCATCAGGGCATTGAAGGGATGGTCCTTGCCGAGCAGGATCGACGACAGGTAGCCACCGTAACTGCCACCACCGGCCACCATCCGATCTTCGTCGATCCAGTCCTGATCCTCGAACCAGTCCGCCGCGGCGATGGTGTCCTCGTAGGGCGCGGTAATCCAGTCCGGATTGATGAAATCGACGAAGTCCTGGCCGAAGCCCGAGGACCCGTGGAAGTTGTGCCAGGCGGTGACGTAGCCCCAGGAGGCGAAGGTCTGGGCATTCCAGCGGAAGTGGAAGGTATCGTTGATCGAACCGTGCGGGCCACCGTGAATGAGCAGGAACAGCGGATACTCCTTGCTCTCGTCGAAGCCCGGCGGATAGTTGACCCACATCTGGATCTCGGCACCGTCGTGACCGGTGTAGGTCACCGACTCATAGCTACCCGTGTCGACCTCGGCCAGCAGTTCCTCGTTGATCCGGCTCAAGCGACTCGACTCGCCGCTGTCGGTGTCGATGCGGACCAGGCGCGGCGGGTAGAGATAGCTCTGGTTGGTGCCGACCAGGGTACCGTCCTCGGCAATCGCCAGGTCGCCGTAGCTGGTTTGTTCCGTGACGGGCCGGGGCTGGCGTCCCTGCGTACCGATGAAGAACACGCGCACCGTGCCCTCGTCCTCGATCGAGCCGTAGAAGCCGCTGGCATCCGGCGCCCAGACCAGGCCCGAAGCCGAGCGATCCCAGCTTTCGGTGATGTTGCGCTGCGCCATCGAGTCGAGATCGACCAGCACGATGTCTTGCGTATCGCCGTAGAAGCCAACGATATCCTGCTGCAGATAGGCCAGGGTTTCGCCATCGGGGCTGAACATCGGCGTGGAGTCACCGGCCTCGTTGTTTTCGGTCAGGTTGCTTGCTTCCCCGGCACCGATCTCGGCCAGGAACACGTCGTAGTCCGGCTTGATGCCGTCACGCTTGCGATCGGCGACGAAGGCGATATGCGATTCGTCCGGATGCACGTCGTAGCTGCCAGCGCCGGCGCCCGATCGCGAAAGCTGCCAGCCCAGCGGCTGGGTCAACGGCTCGATATCACCACCGTCGGCGGGGATGCGGAAAAGATGGTTTTGGCGCTCCTCGTCGATCCAGCGGTCCCAGGACGAGTACGGCAGGGCGTTCCACTGGTGAGCGGACACCTTCGATTCCTTCTCTTCCTTCAGCTTTTCTTCCATCTCCTTCCAGCCCAGATCCGGCCAGACACTAGAGACGAAATAGATGTGATTACCGACCCACTTGAGGCTGCCGGCTCCTGTGGGTACTTCGCTCAGGCGCTGGGCTTCGCCGGGGCCGTCCATCCGAAGCACGTAGATCTGCCCGGCTTCGTCTTCGCCACGCTTGGCGACGAACGCCAGGCGGTCACCATCGGGAGAGAAAACCGGGCTGGAGGCGTCCTGGCCCTCGACGGTCAGCGGTCGCTCGAGCGAACCGTCGGCGGCGAACAGCCACAGCCGGGTCTCGCCCTTGTCTTCCTCGACGTCGTAATCGGTGACCGGCGCGACCACCCAGTCGCCCTCCGGCGAGATCACCGGCGAACCAATGCGGTCGAGCTCCCACAGCACTTCAGCCGACAGAACCTTGCGTTCGTCATCGCCGTTGTCGCGCTGGGCAAGGGCCAGGGTGGGGAGGAGGAGCAGTAGGGTGAGAAGCAGTCTATTCATTGTGTTGCCCTCGTTCTTGTCGTGGTGCTGTTTGGGTTCACGCCAAGGCGCTAAGGCGCCAAGGACGCGAAGGAAAATCGAATAACTAGTTTGAAGAAGGGATTGTGTCATCAATCTTTCCAACTCTTCTTGGCGTCCTTGGCGTCTTTGCGCCTTGGCGTGAGGCCATACCACCACCAACAGCTATCCGGAGTATGGCTTCAAGGCTTCGACTGCCATGGTGTAGGCGGAGTCGGCGGTTTCGTTGGAGACTTCCTCGATGTTGAGCGTGCCTTCCATGTAGAAGGCATCCCAGATATTGACCATTTCGATGGGTTCTTTGAGACGGCCGTAGATGATCTGATTGGCCGGCGGCGGCGGGACGTGGATGCAGGCGCCGAAGTAGGGCACCAGGAAGAAAGTCTCGAGCCGGCCTTCGCCGTCGGTCTCGATCGGCACCACGAAGCCGGGAATCCGGATCCGCTTCCCGTCGAGTTCGCCCACGGTTTCCCAGGACTGAAACTCTTCGGCCGAGGCATAACCGGAATGATCGACATTCTCGGAGGCATCTTCCCAGGCCGTCCGTTCTTCATCGGGCATCAGGTCCATCCACTCGACCTCACGCACGTCGTTGGCCGATATCGTACCGGCCAGGAGCAGGCCAATAACCGCTCCGACCTTGATGAGCTTGTGCTTCATGAAGTTCCCGTTGCTTGATTCGAGTTCACTGATACAAGGGACAGCCGGTCCGGCCGCAGGGTTCAAAGCCGGACCTGCATGCCGTCGGCCAGGGTGCGGCGATAAGCCATGATCGCCGGAACGAGGGCCACCAGCAAGCCGGCCACGAAAATACCGCCCAGTACCGCCCATTGCCAGGGCTCGGGCAGGGTCACGCCCACCGCCAGGCCGAATACGTCGAGCAGCCAGGGGCCCAGCGCGACGATTGCTGCCGCGGCCAGGCCGATGCCCAGCAGCAGGCCGGCGGCCACGATCAGGCCGGCCTCGAACACGAGCAGGGCGGCAATCTGCCAGGCGCGCGCGCCGTTTGCGCGCAGGATGGCCATCTCGCGCCGGCGCTCGTTGAGCGTGGTCAGCAAGACGGTGACCATGCCGAGCAGGCCGGTGATGACCACCAGCACGGCGACAGCGCGCAGCACCAGCTCGGCCACGCCGGTCAGACGCCACAACTGCTGCAGCGTGATGCCGGGCATCACCGCCGATATGGCTTCGGCTTCGTATTCGTTGAGATCGCGCTGCAAGCCGAACACCGCCGCGGGCGTCGTCAGGCCGACCAGCACGGCGGAAATCTCATCGGGCATGTGCTCGTGCGCCTGTTCGCGCGCCTGTTCGGCATCCAGACCCGAGCCGGGTCGATGAACGCCCGATTCCCAGCCGACGTGGATCACCCCGTAGGCGTTGACCGGAATGTAGAGGTTGCGGTCGACCGGCGTGCCGGTCGGCTCGAGCACCCCGCGAACGGTAAACGGGTGGTCATCGTGCTCGTGCAGGCTGACATTACCGCCGCCGTGCGCCAGGTGCAGCTCGTCGCCGACCGAGTAGCCGAAGCGCCGCGCCACCTGGTGACCGATGACCACGTCGAACAGATCCCGAAAAGTTTCGCCGGCGGCCAGTTCGAGCGACTGGCGATCGGCGTAGCGGTAGTGTTCGAAGAAATCCTGCGTCGTCCCGATAACCCGCTCGCCACGATGGCTGTCGCCGATCAGCAGCGGGATCGTCCACTCGACCATACGCTGGTCTTCGATGTGCTCGAGCGTGTCGTGGGAAATATTGTTGCCCGGCGTGCCGATGCCGAAAACCGTATTGAGCAACAGCTGCACGGGTGCGGTCCGTGCTCCGACGATCAAGTCGGTTCCGGAGACCGAGCGGTAGAAGCCTTCGCGCACATCCTGGCGCAGTTGCTCGACCATCACCAGCAGCGCGATCGACAGGGCGATGGTAAAGATCGTGAGCACTACCGTCACGCGGCGGTTGAGCAGGGAGTGCCAGGCCAGGCGCAACAGGGTCATGCCGGCATGTCCGCTCGGTTGATCTCGGCCAGGTCCAGAACGCGGTCGAAGCGCGCAGCCAGATCGCGATCGTGACTGACGAACAACAGGGCGCTGCCGGCTTCCTCGGTCCGGGCAAACAACAGGGCCAGAAAGCGATCGCGCCGGTCGGCGTCCAGTGCCGACGTCGGTTCATCGGCCAGGATCAGTTCGGGTTGGCCGATCAGGGCGCGGGCCGCGGCCACCCGTTGTTGCTGGCCGACGCTGAGCTGGTCGGCGCGGCGATGCCACAGCGAGGCCTCCAGCCCCATGCCTTCGAGCAGCCGGGCGGCCTCTCTTTCCACAGCGCCAGCGCGGTGGGCACGCGCTTTCGAGAAGCGGCAGGGCAACGTGACGTTTGAGATCACGTCCAGCCAGGGCAACAGGTTGAACTGCTGGAAAATCACACCGAGATGGTCAGCCCGGAACCGATCCCGACCGCCGCGCGACAGGGCCGACAGGTCCTGGCCACACAATTCGATTCGTCCGGCCTGCGCAATCACCAGCGCCCCGATTGCCGCCAGCAGGGTCGACTTGCCCGACCCGCTGGGGCCGTGCAGAAACACTTTCTCCCGCGGTGCGATCGAAAACCGTTCGATATCCAGTACCGCCTCGTCCTGGCCGGGCCAGGCGAAATGCAGGTCTTCGATGACGAGAACGGGATTCATGAGCCCTCATTCTGCCGCATGATGCTCCTGGTTTGGTGATCGCCTTGAAGGCTGTAGGTGGACGCGGCCGGGGGCAGGCGGGGCGCTCGTACGACTTGTCCTTCGGCGCGAGATCACGCCTCCGAGCAAGCGGACAGTAAATCCTTCGATCCAAGACGCCAGTTCCTCCAGGTTTGCACCCAAAAGGACCTTGGCGCACAATTGCCCGCTTGTGAGGACAACGAAATCTTCGGGGACCTGAACCAATGAAAACCACTTCCATTCACGGCATGTGGTCGTCACGGCTGGCCTTCATCCTGGCCGCCACCGGCTCGGCTGTCGGCCTGGGCAATATCTGGCGCTTTCCGTATGTGACCTCCGACAACGGCGGCGGTGCCTTCGTCCTGATCTACCTGGCCTGTATCGCCGTGGTCGGCTTGCCGGTGATGTTCTCGGAGATCGTCATCGGCCGCCGCGGTCGCATGAGCCCGATCAACTCGCTCAAGGAGTTGTCCGATGACGCCGGCGCCAGCCGAGCCTGGACCGGCATCGGCTGGATGGGCATCATCGCCGGCTTTCTGGTGCTGTCGTTCTATTCGGTCGTGGCCGGCTGGACCCTGCACTACGGATTCCTTTATCTCAAGCAGCTTTTCGGTGGCGCGGCCATTTCCAATCCCCAGGCGACCTTCGAAGGCCTGCTGGGCAATCCGGCCGAACTGACCATGTGGCACGCGATCTTCATGGGCATGACCCTCGGCGTCGTGGCCTTCGGCGTGGAGCGTGGTCTGGAGCGCGCGGTCAGTATCCTCATGCCGGTCCTGCTGGCTTTGTTGCTGATCCTGCTCGGCTACGGGATGAGCACTGGTCATTTCATCGAGGCGGTCGGCTTCCTGTTCAGCCCCGACTGGTCGCAGGTCTCGGGGTCCATGATCGTGACCGCCATGGGTCAGGCTTTCTTTACCCTCAGCCTGGGCATGTGCGCGATCATGACCTACGGTGCCTACCTGCCTGCCGGGGTCAGCATTCCGCGCGTGGGTATCACGGTGGCCGCCGCCGACACGGTTGTGGCCCTGGTCGCCGGTCTGGCGATTTTCCCGGTCGTGCTCTCCTTCGGTATTGACCCGGCCGGCGGTGGCCCGGGACTGATCTTTACTTCCCTGCCGCTGGCCTTCAACGAGATGCCCTTCGGCACGCTCTACGGCATGATGTTCTTCCTGCTGCTGTCGGTGGCTGCCTGGACCAGTTCGATTTCCCTGCTCGAGCCCGGTACGGCCTACCTGGTCGAGCGCACCAACCTCGGGCGCAAGGCAGCCGCCCTGGTCGTCGGCCTGCTGGCCTGGCTGGCCGGCATGGCGTCGGTGTTCTCCTTCAATGTCTGGTCGCACGTGTCGATCGGCGGGCGCGACATCATGAGCGCCATCGAGCACACCGCCAACAACATCATGATGCCGCTCGGCGGCATGCTGATCGCGGTCTTCGCCGGCTGGGTGCTTTCGAGCAAGATCACCCACGAAGAACTCGACAAGAAGATGCCCGACTGGGCCTTTACCGCCTGGTTGTGGCTGGTGCGCGTGGTCACGCCGGCGCTGATTCTGGTCGTTTTGGCGAGCCTCTTGGGCCTGATCTAACGCCAAGCTAGCGACGGATGAAGTCGTCTTTGATCGCCCCGCCCAGCAGCGGGGCGATGTCGATGGCCGCTTCCGGCGCAGCGACGGTATTGGTACAGACCACCCGCTCAATCTCGGCAGCAGCCAGCGCTGTCCGTGCCTCGTCCGCAAACAGACCGTGAACGCCCACGGCGACCGGACGGCGAAGCCCCGCTTCCACGATCCGGCTGGCAGCCTCGATCAGTGTCGTTCCCGATGAGATGATGTCATCGACCAGCACCGGAGTCCGGTGACTCAAACCGCTCAAATCCGGATCGGTCAGGGACACGTCTCGATCACCGCGGCGCACCTTGGAGAATACGCGCCAGGGCAGGTCGCGATGGCCGGCGACGGCCGAAACCCACTGCTCGCTTTCCCCGTCCGGGCCGATCAGCACCGGATCGGGCACCTGATCGGCGATCCAGTCGGCCAGGGCCGGCGCGGCGCCAACCACCTGCGAAGGTATCGAATAGATCTCGTCGAGGCCGGCATAGCGGTGCAGGTGCGGATCGACCGTCACCAGCCAGTCGAAGTGTGCCGAAAGCCAGCAGGCGAATGTTCGCGAGGTCAGCGCCTCGCCCGGCTTGAAACGCTGATCCTGGCGCATGTAGGGCAAGTAGGGGCAGACCAGGCCGACACGGGCGGCGCCAAGGTCACGGGCCAGATCGGCGGCGAACAGCAGCGCCGGCACACGCTCGTCGGGCCGGTCCAGGCGGGCGACCAACAGCAAGTCGGCGCCGTCGACCGTGTCGTGAAAGCGCAAATAGCTTTCGCCGTCGGGGAAGCGCCGGTGTTCGAGTTCGACCCGGCCGAGCCCGAGGTGATTGGCCAGCGACGCGGCCAGCTCGCCGGCACCCGGCAAGCTGGCAATAGCGATCTTCGACCCGGCACTCATTTTTTCTCCGCATCGATTTGAATGATGCCGTTGGTCGCGGCAAACTCGCGCGCATAGTTGAGCTCGCCGCGTGACTCGGCGTGAATGCAGTAAAGCGCCTGACCCTTTTCGACCCGATCGCCGAGGCGGACATGCAGGGCCAGGCCGGCCGCCGGTGCGCCGGGCGCACCCGCCAGTTTGGCGACCTGGGCCAGGCGCCGGTTATCGAAGCGGGTGACGACACCGGAACCGGCCGCAATCATGTCTTCCCGATATGTGGCTTCCGGCGGCGTGAGCCAGGCGCCCTGGGCCCGGCAAATGGCCTCGAACTTGCGCCGCGCCCGGCCGTCGGCAAGCGCCGCCTCCGCGCTTGCCGCACCCTGACCCGCTTCGACCGCGCCGGCCAGTTCAAGCAAGGCGCCGGCCAGGAGCACGGCGCGATCGCGCAGGTCGTGCGGCTGATCCGGCGCATTGTCGAGCACCGCCATGACATCGCGTGCTTCCAGGGCCGGCCCCATTCCACGACCAATCGGCTGGCTGCCGTCGGTGACCATCACTTTCACGACCATGCCGAAGCGTTTGGCGATGCGCTCGATGCGGGCTGACAGCTGCTCGGCATCGTGACGGGAACGTACCTTTGCGGTCTCGCCGATGGGGACATCGAGCACCAGGTGGGTGGACCCGGCCGCCACCTTCTTCGACAACACGGAGGCGACCATCTGGCCTTCCGCGTCGATATCCATCAAACGCTCGACTCGGATCAATGTGTCGTCGACCGGGCTGAGTCGCATGGCGCCACCCCAGGCCATGCAGCCGCCGTGCTCTTCGACCACGGCTCGAAGCGTTTCGATGTCGAGGTCAACGCGGGTCATGGTCTCGACTGTGTCGGCGGTTCCGGCCGGGGAGGTAATCGCCCGCGAGGAAGTCTTGGGCATCCACAGTCCGTGCTCGGCCACGATGGCGACCACCAGCGGCGTGGTGCGATTGCCGGGCAGGCCGCCGACGCAGTGCTTGTCGACAATGATCTCGCGCGACCATTCCAGACGTTCGCCGGCGGCGACCATCGCGGCAATCATGTCGCTGAGCTCGTCGTCATCGGGGTCGCGGGCGACCATGCTGGTCAGGAACATGGCCAGGTGCACGTCGGCATAACGCCCGGCGGCGATGTCATTGATGGCCGCATGCATCTGAGCCCGATCCAGCCGTTTTCCATACATGCGACCGCGAACGGCGCTGAGCGAAACGATCGGCTGCGGGTGATTGATGTGAATCGGATCGCCCTCGGCAACCTCCAGATGCTTCCAGGCGGATTCCGATAGTCCGATTTCGTACGGGTCAAGCAGCCCCGAGTCGACCTGATAAAGGGTGGCGATGATGGATCGGCGACCGTTCTTGAGCCGTACCCGGGTATGGGCGGAAAAACCTTCCGAGCGGCAGACCGGACAGTCCCGGTGTGTGATCACCACCAGCTGATCATGCGTGTCCAGCCCCAGACGACGAGCCAGGAGGTTATTGCCCTCGGGCGCGTCCGATGGGTGGCTCATGCCAATTCGTGTTCCGATCCATCGTCGGGCACTTCGCAGTCCCACCCGAGTTCTTCCTGGATGCGCAGGCGCATCGCGTCGGCAGCATCGGGTTCTCCGTGAACGATGAAGGTCTTCCGCGGCGGTCGTCGAAAGCCTGCAAGCCAGCGCATGATCTCGTCGGCATCGGCGTGGGCCGAAAGCATGTCGAGATTCTCGACCCGGGCACGCACCGGCCAGTACTGGCCGTGGATCTTCACGGACTCTTCGCCCGCGACCATTTTCGCACCCCGCGTACCGCCGGCCTGGTAGCCGGCAAACAACACGGTGTTGCGAGCATCCGGCACATAGGCCTTGAGGTGGTGAATGACCCGTCCGCCGGTGGCCATGCCGCTACCGGCGATGATGATCTTCGGATGCGGGTTGCGATCCAGCGCTTTCGAACCTTCCACGTCTTGCACGTACTCGGGCAGGGCACAAGCCGCCTCGGCCTCGTCCACGCTGAGGCGATGATCATCGGGATGGTCGGCAAACACCTGCGTCGCATTGATCGCAAGCGGACTGTCGAGGTAGACGGGGATCGTCGGGATGCTGCCCGAGCGGATCAGGCGATTGAGGTGATGCAGCAACAGCTGCGTGCGCCCGACGGCGAAGGCCGGGATGATCACAGTGCCACCGCGGCCTACGGTGTCGTTGACGACCCGGGCTATTTCGGCCTCGGGGTCTTCGTGGTTGCGACTTCGGTTGCCGTAGGTGGATTCAACGACCAGGTAGTCGGCTTCGGCAACGGG encodes:
- a CDS encoding DUF3185 family protein yields the protein MSTNRIIGIVLIIIGGGLLFFGLQATGSFTEEMHETFTGRFTDETTWYLLGGGAALVVGLIMALRGGK
- a CDS encoding aminotransferase class I/II-fold pyridoxal phosphate-dependent enzyme, whose product is MTRTSSIDTACVHAGEQHGDSRFGLNTPIVTSTAFDYRQEGVRYPRYVNALNHEVAAGKIAALEGAEAARVTASGMGAISAVFLSLIQPGDHAVILDGLYGGTTDLIEGLLEPMGMRFTTWNGEPDALAGLFEEHTRLLMVESPTNPLLSIVDLAWTASIARERGVVSFIDNTFATPILQRPIEHGFDLVMHSATKYLGGHSDLLCGALAGSCELIDRIHPNIVRLGATLNGQDLAVLERSIKTLAVRVERASENAAELAGRLDRDSRIKEVRYPGLAGHPGHEVAARQMSRFGGMLSFSLDDSIDPDGFLDRLELIRPAVSLGGVESTVSQPSKTSHAKLTAEKREALGIDDRLMRLSVGIEGVDDLWADLDRALRH
- a CDS encoding amidase, whose amino-acid sequence is MNTIATTEGTELTEQQNACVLIRVFRGSLLMLIALLPWSAMAAVDVAELDVAAIQAGYERGDFTAQEVTAAYLERIEALDRSGPKLNAVRYVNEKALERAVELDRERAEGKVRGPLHGIPVLIKDNINTADMPTTAGSIWLEGVIPPKDAFIVERLHEAGAIVLGKTNLSEWANFHSSTSSSGWSRLGGQVNNPYDTRRNPCGSSSGSGVAAAASLATLTIGTETNGSIVCPSNANGIVGLKPTVGLWSRSGIIPISHTTDSAGPMTRTVRDAALLLGALAAEDAADDKTLGDEVQRHDDYTRFLDVDALKGKRLGLWTGPTEQNHRVEALTRQAVEALEAAGAEIIEIETIVEESIDGDAFNVLLHEFHHGMDAYLAALGERAPFETYKALVEAVRKDPEATARFNRSILFEAAERDDIESEEYLDALSRMLQQSREKGIDRVLAEHELDAIIAPTGSPAWLTDLILGDNFQLASSSPSARAGYPIITVPMGRIEGLPVGLSFFASAWSEPTLLGLAYAYEQASRHRVPPEL
- a CDS encoding S9 family peptidase, whose translation is MNRLLLTLLLLLPTLALAQRDNGDDERKVLSAEVLWELDRIGSPVISPEGDWVVAPVTDYDVEEDKGETRLWLFAADGSLERPLTVEGQDASSPVFSPDGDRLAFVAKRGEDEAGQIYVLRMDGPGEAQRLSEVPTGAGSLKWVGNHIYFVSSVWPDLGWKEMEEKLKEEKESKVSAHQWNALPYSSWDRWIDEERQNHLFRIPADGGDIEPLTQPLGWQLSRSGAGAGSYDVHPDESHIAFVADRKRDGIKPDYDVFLAEIGAGEASNLTENNEAGDSTPMFSPDGETLAYLQQDIVGFYGDTQDIVLVDLDSMAQRNITESWDRSASGLVWAPDASGFYGSIEDEGTVRVFFIGTQGRQPRPVTEQTSYGDLAIAEDGTLVGTNQSYLYPPRLVRIDTDSGESSRLSRINEELLAEVDTGSYESVTYTGHDGAEIQMWVNYPPGFDESKEYPLFLLIHGGPHGSINDTFHFRWNAQTFASWGYVTAWHNFHGSSGFGQDFVDFINPDWITAPYEDTIAAADWFEDQDWIDEDRMVAGGGSYGGYLSSILLGKDHPFNALMIHAPVYNMYSQMAADFAVHASRFGNFWEMPEIYQEISPHYYAEHFDTPALIIHGQQDLRVPVGQAFELFRTLQSKDIESRLIYFPDENHWVLKPNNSLYWYDEVRKWFADFAEPGGK
- a CDS encoding DUF3299 domain-containing protein, with the protein product MKHKLIKVGAVIGLLLAGTISANDVREVEWMDLMPDEERTAWEDASENVDHSGYASAEEFQSWETVGELDGKRIRIPGFVVPIETDGEGRLETFFLVPYFGACIHVPPPPANQIIYGRLKEPIEMVNIWDAFYMEGTLNIEEVSNETADSAYTMAVEALKPYSG
- a CDS encoding ABC transporter permease — its product is MTLLRLAWHSLLNRRVTVVLTIFTIALSIALLVMVEQLRQDVREGFYRSVSGTDLIVGARTAPVQLLLNTVFGIGTPGNNISHDTLEHIEDQRMVEWTIPLLIGDSHRGERVIGTTQDFFEHYRYADRQSLELAAGETFRDLFDVVIGHQVARRFGYSVGDELHLAHGGGNVSLHEHDDHPFTVRGVLEPTGTPVDRNLYIPVNAYGVIHVGWESGVHRPGSGLDAEQAREQAHEHMPDEISAVLVGLTTPAAVFGLQRDLNEYEAEAISAVMPGITLQQLWRLTGVAELVLRAVAVLVVITGLLGMVTVLLTTLNERRREMAILRANGARAWQIAALLVFEAGLIVAAGLLLGIGLAAAAIVALGPWLLDVFGLAVGVTLPEPWQWAVLGGIFVAGLLVALVPAIMAYRRTLADGMQVRL
- a CDS encoding ABC transporter ATP-binding protein — its product is MNPVLVIEDLHFAWPGQDEAVLDIERFSIAPREKVFLHGPSGSGKSTLLAAIGALVIAQAGRIELCGQDLSALSRGGRDRFRADHLGVIFQQFNLLPWLDVISNVTLPCRFSKARAHRAGAVEREAARLLEGMGLEASLWHRRADQLSVGQQQRVAAARALIGQPELILADEPTSALDADRRDRFLALLFARTEEAGSALLFVSHDRDLAARFDRVLDLAEINRADMPA
- a CDS encoding sodium-dependent transporter; its protein translation is MKTTSIHGMWSSRLAFILAATGSAVGLGNIWRFPYVTSDNGGGAFVLIYLACIAVVGLPVMFSEIVIGRRGRMSPINSLKELSDDAGASRAWTGIGWMGIIAGFLVLSFYSVVAGWTLHYGFLYLKQLFGGAAISNPQATFEGLLGNPAELTMWHAIFMGMTLGVVAFGVERGLERAVSILMPVLLALLLILLGYGMSTGHFIEAVGFLFSPDWSQVSGSMIVTAMGQAFFTLSLGMCAIMTYGAYLPAGVSIPRVGITVAAADTVVALVAGLAIFPVVLSFGIDPAGGGPGLIFTSLPLAFNEMPFGTLYGMMFFLLLSVAAWTSSISLLEPGTAYLVERTNLGRKAAALVVGLLAWLAGMASVFSFNVWSHVSIGGRDIMSAIEHTANNIMMPLGGMLIAVFAGWVLSSKITHEELDKKMPDWAFTAWLWLVRVVTPALILVVLASLLGLI